The following are encoded in a window of Armatimonadota bacterium genomic DNA:
- a CDS encoding M1 family metallopeptidase: protein MILVLAALLVGWPPTLPAVGQIVLEDVVARGFEVAVSITPVDLSLEMVGGDLRFLSRGTLRGTARVALEITAEQPVSRVRMELSSALTVRSVQAEGARVTFTRTGSQVLLTFDPALSPKARQTVTVEYDGQPLYLYNEFVLLHTGALYPVLVSPFGDYSANMGRVSIQVTAPAGFAAVSTGRQVSAEGNVVRWDSEVEVPWVALAGGRRHRRVERTAGGVRLQIYVIPGEERNLDKLAGYTGQAVEFFGRLLYPFPYTELKVVSLIVVGGGIGYPAMLLIDDRAFSGTMPGALNRDSWLFLLMAHEAAHSYVPSRTVPKGVGFVWLSEGFAEYLALMAVEAVMGPEAFARELQEERDDYAVIAGKPEDRSIASFTFANYGPRASRRVIYGKGSLVLHMLRFVIGDDAFRRSLAAFFQRTRGRAARVDEFRDVAEEISGAKLEWFFDQWISQVVLPDYVVASASTTRTDEGEFRTTATIRNTGTGTMPVDVAFGAGEGRVVRRVEVPGRGEATVTVTTPAAIKEVEVDPGRWLIQSNYKNDRYEIR from the coding sequence GTGATTTTGGTCCTGGCAGCCCTACTGGTCGGTTGGCCGCCCACTCTGCCGGCAGTTGGCCAGATAGTCCTAGAAGACGTGGTTGCCCGCGGCTTCGAGGTCGCCGTTTCGATCACGCCGGTTGACCTGAGCCTGGAGATGGTGGGAGGCGATCTGCGTTTCCTGAGCCGGGGCACGCTGCGCGGGACCGCCCGGGTCGCCCTAGAGATCACGGCCGAACAGCCGGTCTCCCGGGTCAGGATGGAGCTGTCGTCTGCGCTGACCGTCCGGTCGGTGCAGGCCGAAGGCGCCAGGGTCACCTTCACACGGACGGGTTCACAAGTGCTTCTAACCTTTGACCCGGCGCTGTCCCCCAAGGCGCGCCAGACGGTGACCGTCGAGTACGACGGGCAGCCGCTCTATCTTTACAACGAGTTTGTGCTGCTCCACACCGGCGCGCTGTACCCGGTTCTGGTAAGCCCGTTCGGCGACTACTCCGCCAACATGGGCCGGGTGAGCATCCAGGTCACCGCTCCTGCGGGTTTTGCGGCCGTGTCCACGGGTCGGCAGGTCTCCGCAGAGGGGAACGTGGTGCGGTGGGACTCCGAGGTCGAGGTGCCCTGGGTCGCGCTGGCCGGAGGCAGGCGGCACCGGCGGGTGGAACGGACAGCCGGCGGCGTGCGGCTGCAGATCTACGTGATCCCGGGCGAGGAGCGCAACCTCGACAAGCTGGCCGGCTACACCGGGCAGGCCGTGGAGTTCTTCGGCCGGCTGCTCTACCCGTTTCCGTATACCGAGCTGAAGGTGGTCTCGCTGATCGTCGTGGGTGGGGGCATCGGGTATCCAGCGATGCTGCTGATTGACGACCGTGCCTTCAGCGGCACGATGCCCGGCGCGCTCAACCGTGACTCATGGCTCTTTCTCCTGATGGCACACGAGGCCGCCCACTCCTACGTGCCCAGCCGGACCGTGCCCAAGGGAGTGGGGTTCGTCTGGCTATCGGAGGGGTTCGCCGAGTACCTGGCCCTTATGGCTGTGGAGGCCGTGATGGGGCCGGAGGCGTTTGCCCGTGAGCTGCAGGAGGAGAGGGACGACTACGCCGTGATCGCCGGCAAGCCAGAGGACAGGTCGATCGCATCGTTCACGTTCGCCAACTACGGCCCGCGCGCCTCGCGCCGCGTGATCTACGGCAAGGGGAGCCTGGTGCTCCACATGCTGCGGTTCGTCATCGGGGACGATGCGTTCCGGCGCTCGCTGGCGGCCTTCTTCCAGCGGACCCGAGGCCGGGCGGCGCGCGTGGATGAGTTCCGGGATGTGGCGGAGGAGATCTCCGGAGCGAAGCTCGAATGGTTCTTCGACCAGTGGATTTCCCAGGTCGTGCTGCCCGACTACGTTGTGGCCTCTGCCTCCACGACCCGGACCGATGAGGGGGAGTTCCGAACCACAGCGACGATTCGCAACACCGGCACCGGAACTATGCCTGTGGATGTGGCGTTCGGCGCCGGTGAAGGCCGGGTCGTGCGCCGCGTCGAGGTGCCCGGCCGTGGCGAGGCCACGGTGACGGTTACGACCCCGGCGGCGATCAAGGAGGTCGAGGTTGATCCAGGTAGATGGCTGATCCAGTCGAACTATAAGAACGATAGGTACGAGATCCGATAA
- the panB gene encoding 3-methyl-2-oxobutanoate hydroxymethyltransferase, producing the protein MTDRKKVTLPSLMRKMADGVPITMITCYDYAMADLVEKAGVDIVLVGDSLGMTMLGYAGTLPVTMDDMIRYTQGVRRGTPNSWLIGDMPYMSYQPSVESAIRNAGRFMAETGCDAVKLEGGAEMADRMAGITRSGIPVMGHLGLTPQSVSALGGFRVQGRDALQAKKIVDDAMALEEAGAFSILLEMVPDRVCALIAERSSIPIISLGSGLDAHGQLLIFHDMFGLYPRFKPRMAKVYGNAGEVILNGLRQYVAEVIGRQFPQPEHGFGIDDEQMAELKRMVEGDAP; encoded by the coding sequence ATGACCGATCGCAAGAAGGTTACGCTTCCGTCGCTGATGAGGAAGATGGCCGACGGCGTCCCGATCACGATGATCACCTGCTACGACTATGCCATGGCAGACCTGGTCGAGAAGGCCGGCGTGGACATAGTACTAGTTGGGGACAGTCTCGGAATGACCATGCTGGGCTACGCGGGCACACTGCCCGTGACTATGGACGACATGATCCGGTACACTCAGGGGGTGCGGCGGGGCACGCCAAACAGCTGGCTCATCGGCGACATGCCGTACATGTCCTACCAGCCGTCCGTGGAGAGCGCAATACGCAACGCTGGCCGGTTCATGGCCGAGACCGGGTGCGACGCCGTGAAGCTGGAAGGCGGCGCCGAGATGGCCGACCGGATGGCGGGCATCACCAGGTCAGGTATCCCGGTGATGGGGCACCTGGGGCTTACACCGCAGAGTGTGTCGGCGCTTGGTGGATTTAGGGTGCAGGGCAGAGACGCTTTGCAGGCCAAGAAGATCGTTGACGACGCCATGGCGCTCGAGGAGGCCGGGGCCTTCAGCATACTACTGGAGATGGTGCCCGACCGGGTGTGCGCGCTGATCGCCGAGCGTTCGAGCATCCCCATCATCAGTCTCGGTTCCGGTCTGGATGCCCACGGCCAGCTATTGATCTTCCACGACATGTTCGGGCTGTATCCGCGCTTCAAGCCCAGGATGGCCAAGGTGTACGGCAACGCAGGTGAGGTTATCCTAAACGGCCTTAGGCAGTACGTGGCCGAGGTGATCGGCCGCCAGTTCCCGCAGCCGGAACACGGGTTTGGAATTGACGACGAGCAGATGGCCGAGCTAAAACGCATGGTGGAGGGTGATGCCCCGTGA